DNA from Propionispora vibrioides:
GCGAAATACCCGCCCAAGGAATCTCCTGGAGGGATTTTACATAGAGATCAGGACAAAAAAGTTTATAAAAAAGAATCGTCAAATACCCCCTACTAAAAGCAATTTAGCCTTTATTGAAGAACATGAGCCGTTAAGAATATGACAATTTCCGATTCGCTGCCCGTATTGCTTACACTTTTAAACAGTGAACCCAATATGGGTAAATCACCTAAGAAAGGAACTTTCGTAATAGTCTTTGACTCCTGACTGCCAATCAAACCGCCAATCACCATAGTTTCTCCGTCCTTCATTCGCACATTGGTTTCGGCTTCCCTTGTCGTAATTTGATATTGCTTGATATCAGAAACCAGCTGCGGCGTACTAACTTCAGTCCGCACATTGGCGGTTATTTGCCCGTCAGCCCCTACTACCGGAGTATAAGTTAACTTTATCCCTGTATCAATATAGGTTGTAGAAGTAGAAGTTGTCCCATTGGCCACAGTATTAGTCTGCACCGGAATCCGGTCTCCTATTAATATACGGGCCTGTTTACCGTTCACAGTAATAACCTTAGGCTGAGACAGAATCTTTGCATTCCCTTTGCTTACAAGAGCATTGATTTTAGCTGAATAATAAAATTCATAAGGCAACCCGTTTATAGGTGATGAACCGAACTGAATAATTCCCGGATAACCACCACCTACACTAGAACTTGCATGACGAGTAATTGTCCCCTGATCAGTCATAACATATTTACCTGTATCAGAATCATAGCTATAGGTAGGAGGATCGTATTCCACACTCTTCGGCGTCTCATCCCAAGTCCAGCTAATCCCTAAATCCTTAGTTGCTGATTTACTAATAGCAACTACCTTGGCTTCCAGCTCTACCTGCTGCAACCGTTTATCCAGTTCACCAACGATTTGCTTTATTCGGGAAATCCCAAGCGAGGAACCGGTAACCAGCAGGGAATTGGAAGGAATATCGGTCTCTACCTTTACTTTTAACCCTTCTGCCGCTGACGTAATAGTATCTTTCATATCCGGTGCCGTAACATATTGCAATTTAATTAC
Protein-coding regions in this window:
- a CDS encoding secretin N-terminal domain-containing protein encodes the protein MTQYITWRNKVIAVITIIVIHIFVVSPLCFANPGSISLNFIQEDIRIVLHTLSLLSGVNMIIDESAAKDSPTITVRMENVSLDTAIDLIAQAKGLTYHKVDNTIIFERADVADSAVIKLQYVTAPDMKDTITSAAEGLKVKVETDIPSNSLLVTGSSLGISRIKQIVGELDKRLQQVELEAKVVAISKSATKDLGISWTWDETPKSVEYDPPTYSYDSDTGKYVMTDQGTITRHASSSVGGGYPGIIQFGSSPINGLPYEFYYSAKINALVSKGNAKILSQPKVITVNGKQARILIGDRIPVQTNTVANGTTSTSTTYIDTGIKLTYTPVVGADGQITANVRTEVSTPQLVSDIKQYQITTREAETNVRMKDGETMVIGGLIGSQESKTITKVPFLGDLPILGSLFKSVSNTGSESEIVIFLTAHVLQ